One window of the Pyrus communis chromosome 17, drPyrComm1.1, whole genome shotgun sequence genome contains the following:
- the LOC137721725 gene encoding 2-oxoglutarate-Fe(II) type oxidoreductase hxnY-like, with amino-acid sequence MTTAAVNLPIIDLSSSDSISSANAIRQACIECGFFYLVNHGVEEELFAEVFDRSSNFFSLPLEDKLKLTRKHHRGYTPLFSENLDFASSSKGDSKESFYVGPLDDPTQSNLNQWPPEDILPSWRPTMESYYRKVMSIGKRLISLIALALNLDEDFFEKVGAMDNPRGFLRLLHYPGELGSTDEEIYGASAHSDYGMVTLLASNGVPGLQFCRDKSKQPRIWEDVLHIDGAFIVNIGDMMERWTNCLFRSTLHRVMPTGQERYSVAFFMDPNADCVVECLKSCCSEASPPRFPPVRSGDYLEERFRLTYAT; translated from the exons ATGACGACGGCGGCGGTGAACCTGCCGATCATTGACTTGTCCTCATCAGATTCCATCTCCTCCGCCAATGCAATCCGtcag GCATGCATAGAGTGTGGTTTCTTCTACCTGGTGAATCATGGCGTCGAGGAAGAGCTGTTTGCAGAGGTGTTCGATCGGAGCAGCAACTTCTTTTCGCTTCCTTTGGAAGATAAGTTGAAATTGACTCGCAAGCACCACAGAGGCTACACCCCACTATTTTCGGAGAATCTCGACTTCGCTTCCAGCTCCAAAG GTGACTCGAAAGAGAGTTTTTATGTCGGCCCTTTAGATGACCCAACTCAAAGTAATTTGAACCAATGGCCTCCAGAAG ATATCCTTCCATCTTGGAGGCCTACAATGGAATCGTACTATAGAAAAGTAAT GTCTATTGGAAAAAGATTAATCTCTCTTATTGCCCTGGCTTTAAACCTGGATGAGGACTTTTTTGAGAAAGTGGGGGCAATGGATAACCCAAGGGGTTTTCTTCGACTTTTGCACTATCCAG GTGAGCTGGGATCAACTGATGAAGAAATATATGGTGCTTCTGCACATTCAGATTATGGCATGGTCACACTCCTTGCATCCAATGGAGTTCCTGGACTTCAG TTTTGTAGGGACAAATCTAAGCAACCTCGAATCTGGGAAGATGTTCTTCACATAGATGG GGCATTCATTGTAAACATTGGGGACATGATGGAGAGGTGGACTAATTGTTTGTTCAG GTCAACACTGCATAGAGTGATGCCAACAGGACAAGAACGCTACTCT GTGGCTTTCTTCATGGATCCCAATGCCGATTGTGTGGTGGAATGTCTGAAAAGTTGTTGCAGTGAAGCATCACCACCAAG
- the LOC137721724 gene encoding 2-oxoglutarate-Fe(II) type oxidoreductase hxnY-like produces the protein MTTEAVNLPIIDLSSSDSISSAHSIRQACIEYGFFYLVNHGVEEELFAEVFDRSSNFFSLPLEDKLKLTRKHHRGYTPLFMENLDFASSPKGDSKESFYVGSLDDPTLINLNQWPPEDILPSWRPAMESYYRKVLSAGKRLISLIALALNLDEDFFEKVGAMNKPRGLLRLLHYPGELGSTDEEIYGASAHSDYGMVTLLASNGVPGLQVCRDKSKQPRIWEDVLHIDGAFIVNIGDLMERWTNCLFRSTLHRVMPTGQERYSVAFFMDPNEDCVVECLKSCCSEESPARFPPVRSGDYLEERFRLTYAT, from the exons ATGACGACGGAGGCGGTGAACCTGCCGATCATTGACTTGTCCTCATCAGATTCCATCTCCTCCGCCCATTCAATCCGtcag GCATGCATAGAGTATGGTTTCTTCTACCTGGTGAATCATGGCGTCGAGGAAGAGCTGTTTGCAGAGGTGTTCGATCGGAGCAGCAACTTCTTTTCGCTTCCTTTGGAAGATAAGTTGAAATTGACTCGCAAGCACCACAGAGGCTACACCCCACTATTTATGGAGAATCTCGACTTCGCTTCCAGCCCCAAAG GTGACTCGAAAGAGAGCTTTTATGTCGGCTCTTTAGATGACCCAACTCTGATTAATTTGAACCAATGGCCTCCAGAAG ATATCCTGCCATCTTGGAGGCCTGCAATGGAATCGTACTATAGAAAAGTCCT GTCTGCTGGAAAAAGATTAATCTCTCTGATTGCCCTGGCTTTAAACCTGGATGAGGACTTTTTCGAGAAAGTGGGGGCAATGAATAAACCAAGGGGTCTTCTTCGACTTTTGCACTATCCAG GTGAGCTGGGATCAACTGACGAAGAAATATATGGTGCTTCTGCTCATTCAGATTATGGCATGGTCACACTCCTTGCATCCAATGGAGTTCCTGGACTTCAG GTTTGTAGGGACAAATCTAAGCAACCTCGAATTTGGGAAGATGTTCTTCACATAGATGG GGCATTCATTGTCAACATTGGGGACCTGATGGAGAGGTGGACTAATTGTTTGTTCAg GTCAACACTGCATAGAGTGATGCCAACTGGACAAGAACGCTACTCC GTGGCTTTCTTCATGGATCCCAATGAAGATTGTGTGGTGGAATGTCTGAAAAGTTGTTGCAGTGAAGAATCACCGGCAAG ATTTCCTCCCGTCCGCAGCGGCGACTACCTGGAAGAGCGTTTTCGGCTTACATATGCAACTTAA